A window of Bacillus alveayuensis genomic DNA:
AACGTGATAAAAATGATCGTAGAATTATCAAGATCAAGATTACTACTGATGGGGAGAAAATCTTACATCGTGTGAAACAAAAGAGAAAAGAAGTACTAAAGCGTTATTTTATTCAATTGGAAGATAAAGAACTAGAGTCACTGTTATCTATTTTTGATAAGCTTGCAAAATTAGCGAGAGAAGATAAATAAGTATTATTTAAATAGTATAAATATTAAACAATTTAATTAAATATTGAGGTGGGATGAAAAGTGAGTCAACAGCAAGGAATTGACACCAAGCTAGTGTTGATTGGTTTATTTATTGGTTTGTTTTTCAGTTCGTTGGAACAGACAGTCGTTGGAACGGCAATGCCTACCATTATAAAAGATTTAAATGGTTTTTCGATTTTCGCATGGGTTACAACTGCCTATTTAATTTCTTCAACATCCGTTACTCCCATTGTTGGAAAAT
This region includes:
- a CDS encoding MFS family permease (product_source=COG0477; cath_funfam=1.20.1250.20; cog=COG0477; pfam=PF07690; superfamily=103473; transmembrane_helix_parts=Inside_1_11,TMhelix_12_34,Outside_35_43,TMhelix_44_66,Inside_67_92) — its product is MSQQQGIDTKLVLIGLFIGLFFSSLEQTVVGTAMPTIIKDLNGFSIFAWVTTAYLISSTSVTPIVGKLSDQYGRRLLYLIGVLIFMSLHHSL